Proteins from a genomic interval of Polaribacter sp. Q13:
- a CDS encoding 3-phosphoshikimate 1-carboxyvinyltransferase, which yields MDILLNVVNNKKINEKITISGSKSESNRLLILQNLFPELSIENLSDSDDSVHMQHALSTKEEVVNIGHAGTAMRFLTSYFAVKEGREVVLTGSERMQNRPIEILVNALQDLGATISYEAKEGYPPIRIKGSKITKEKVQINGNVSSQYISSMLLIASKLENGLEIELIGKITSVPYINMTLSLLNQLGIETSFRGNFIKVLPKKAIKKQTVVVESDWSSASYFYSIAALAEIGSEISLSAYKKESLQGDSCLAEIYQHFGVETIFGENFITLKKITETKKATLEIDLKNAPDIAQTIAVTCFAENIACNLTGLHTLKIKETDRLVALHDELTNLGAAISVTDTSLHLEVSSEINSNISIKTYNDHRMAMAFAPLAFKVPINILNAEVVTKSYQKFWDDMQQIGIKIDKL from the coding sequence ATGGATATATTATTAAATGTTGTAAATAATAAAAAGATTAATGAGAAAATAACAATCTCGGGTTCTAAAAGTGAATCGAATAGGCTGTTAATTCTTCAAAATTTATTTCCAGAACTTTCTATAGAAAATTTATCAGATTCAGACGATTCTGTGCACATGCAACATGCACTTTCTACAAAAGAAGAAGTTGTAAATATTGGTCATGCAGGTACCGCAATGCGTTTTTTAACTTCTTATTTTGCTGTTAAGGAAGGTAGAGAAGTGGTTCTTACGGGTTCTGAGAGAATGCAAAATAGACCTATTGAAATCTTGGTAAATGCTTTGCAAGATTTAGGAGCAACTATTTCTTACGAAGCTAAAGAAGGGTATCCTCCAATTAGAATTAAAGGATCTAAAATTACAAAAGAGAAAGTACAAATTAATGGTAACGTAAGTAGCCAGTATATTTCTTCGATGTTATTGATTGCTTCTAAACTAGAAAACGGATTAGAAATTGAGTTAATCGGTAAAATCACCTCAGTTCCTTACATAAACATGACCTTGAGTTTGTTAAATCAATTAGGAATAGAAACAAGCTTTCGAGGAAACTTTATTAAAGTATTGCCTAAAAAAGCAATCAAAAAACAAACCGTTGTAGTAGAATCAGATTGGTCGTCTGCAAGTTACTTTTATTCTATTGCTGCTTTGGCAGAAATAGGATCAGAAATTTCTTTATCAGCCTATAAAAAAGAAAGCTTACAAGGAGATTCTTGTTTGGCAGAAATCTATCAACATTTTGGTGTAGAAACTATTTTCGGCGAGAATTTTATCACCCTGAAAAAAATAACAGAAACTAAGAAAGCGACTTTAGAAATAGATTTAAAAAATGCTCCAGATATTGCACAAACTATTGCAGTAACTTGTTTTGCAGAAAATATTGCGTGTAATTTAACAGGTTTACACACGTTAAAAATAAAAGAAACAGACAGGTTAGTCGCTTTACATGATGAGTTAACCAATTTAGGAGCTGCAATTTCTGTAACAGATACAAGTTTGCATTTAGAAGTTTCATCAGAAATAAACTCAAATATTTCTATAAAAACCTATAACGATCATAGAATGGCTATGGCATTTGCACCTTTAGCTTTTAAAGTTCCTATCAATATATTAAATGCAGAAGTGGTTACAAAATCGTATCAAAAGTTTTGGGATGACATGCAACAAATTGGTATTAAAATAGATAAACTATAA
- a CDS encoding TonB-dependent receptor → MIKKITFIFFLLFLNFTASSQILTILNKETKEQLEQVTIFNKLTNDYVTTNGKGQADISDFESAEKLEIRFLGFKTQFRSYQALKKNNFIVKLTPTILKIDEIVISATRWKQKTSDLASKVSVISPKAIQLMNTQTAADLLTVSGKVFMQKSQQGGGSPMIRGFATNRLLYTIDGVRMNNAIFRAGNLQNVISLDPFAIAETEIIFGPGSVIYGSDAIGAVMSFKTLSPSLSLDDETLITGNAFTRFSSANEEKTYHADFNLGYKKWAFVTSLSYNDYGDLKMGSNGPDEYLRNVYVERQNNEDIVITNKNPKIQTPTGYTQTNLMQKVRFKPSEKWNFEYGFHLSETSSYSRYDRHLMTKDGNPKYGEWSYGPQKWMMNNFEINKKGNSTFYDDVTLRLTYQKFDESRISRDFNDDQRETRTERVDAYSTNLDFFKSLNRKSKLFYGAEYVYNDVNSTGVNTDISTNISQAGPSRYPDSNWSSLGFYVSNQYNYSKKWVLQSGLRYNFYSLNATFDTTFYDFPFTDANISDGALTGSLGLVFRPEDDWLLSTNFSTAFRSPNVDDVGKVFDSEPGSVVVPNPDLKAEYAYNIDVSAVKTFGDYLKIELTGFYTNLKDAMVQRDYTLNGETEMIYDGELSTIQAIQNAAVANVYGFQTGFEAELGNGIGLSSTISYQKGEEELDNGDTSPSRHAAPWFGTTRLTYNASKLKAQLYADYSGSVAYEDLPDSEKAKDYIYAIDKNGNPYSPSYITLNLKTSYRFTDNLLISTGLENITDKRYRPYSSGIVSPGRNFVISLKANI, encoded by the coding sequence ATGATTAAAAAAATTACTTTTATTTTTTTCCTTTTGTTTCTAAACTTTACTGCAAGTTCCCAAATTCTTACTATTCTAAACAAAGAGACTAAAGAACAATTAGAGCAAGTAACCATATTTAACAAGTTAACCAATGACTACGTTACTACTAATGGAAAAGGACAAGCGGATATTAGTGATTTTGAAAGCGCTGAAAAATTAGAAATTCGATTTTTAGGTTTTAAAACACAATTTAGAAGTTATCAAGCTTTAAAGAAAAATAACTTTATAGTAAAACTTACTCCAACTATTTTAAAAATAGATGAAATTGTTATTTCAGCTACAAGATGGAAACAAAAAACATCTGATTTAGCCTCTAAAGTTAGTGTTATATCGCCAAAGGCAATACAATTAATGAACACACAAACGGCAGCAGACTTACTTACTGTTTCTGGTAAAGTTTTTATGCAAAAAAGTCAACAAGGAGGAGGAAGCCCAATGATAAGAGGTTTTGCAACCAACAGATTATTATATACGATTGATGGAGTTCGAATGAATAACGCCATTTTTAGAGCGGGTAATCTTCAAAATGTAATTTCTTTAGACCCTTTTGCTATTGCAGAAACCGAAATAATTTTTGGGCCAGGTTCTGTAATCTATGGCAGTGATGCTATTGGAGCAGTAATGAGTTTTAAAACTTTATCTCCAAGTTTATCTTTAGATGATGAAACTCTAATTACAGGAAATGCGTTTACCCGATTTTCTTCTGCAAATGAAGAAAAAACCTATCATGCCGATTTTAATTTAGGCTATAAAAAATGGGCATTTGTTACCAGTTTGAGCTATAATGATTATGGCGATTTAAAAATGGGTAGTAATGGTCCGGATGAATATTTAAGAAATGTATATGTAGAAAGGCAAAATAATGAAGATATTGTAATTACTAATAAAAATCCAAAAATTCAAACGCCTACTGGTTACACACAAACCAACTTGATGCAAAAAGTGAGGTTTAAACCAAGTGAAAAATGGAACTTCGAATATGGTTTTCATCTATCGGAAACTTCTAGTTATTCTAGATATGATAGACATTTAATGACTAAAGACGGAAATCCTAAATATGGAGAATGGAGCTACGGCCCACAAAAATGGATGATGAATAATTTTGAAATCAACAAAAAAGGAAATAGTACTTTTTATGATGATGTTACTTTAAGACTAACCTATCAAAAATTTGATGAAAGTAGAATAAGTAGAGATTTTAATGACGATCAAAGAGAAACAAGAACAGAAAGAGTAGATGCTTATTCTACTAACCTCGATTTCTTTAAAAGTTTAAATAGAAAAAGTAAATTATTTTACGGAGCAGAATATGTTTATAATGACGTAAACTCTACAGGAGTTAATACAGATATTTCTACTAATATTTCTCAAGCTGGACCAAGTAGATATCCAGATTCTAATTGGTCTTCTTTAGGTTTTTATGTTTCTAACCAGTATAATTATTCTAAAAAATGGGTTTTACAATCTGGTTTGCGTTATAATTTTTACAGTTTAAATGCAACTTTCGATACTACTTTTTACGATTTTCCTTTTACAGATGCAAATATAAGTGATGGCGCTTTAACTGGTAGTTTAGGTTTGGTTTTTAGACCTGAAGATGATTGGTTATTAAGCACTAATTTCTCTACAGCTTTTCGCTCACCCAATGTAGATGACGTTGGTAAAGTTTTCGATTCGGAACCTGGTTCTGTTGTGGTACCAAACCCAGACTTAAAAGCAGAATATGCTTATAATATCGATGTTTCTGCAGTAAAAACATTTGGCGATTACTTAAAAATTGAACTTACCGGTTTTTATACTAATTTAAAAGATGCCATGGTACAAAGAGATTACACTTTAAATGGTGAAACTGAAATGATTTATGATGGTGAATTAAGTACAATACAAGCAATTCAAAATGCTGCTGTTGCTAATGTATATGGTTTTCAAACAGGCTTTGAGGCTGAATTAGGAAATGGAATTGGTTTATCTTCTACAATTAGTTATCAAAAAGGAGAAGAAGAATTAGACAACGGAGACACCAGTCCTTCTAGACATGCTGCTCCTTGGTTTGGTACCACACGTCTTACGTATAATGCTAGTAAGTTAAAAGCCCAATTATACGCAGATTATAGTGGCTCTGTTGCTTATGAAGATTTACCTGATAGTGAAAAAGCAAAAGATTATATCTACGCAATTGATAAAAACGGAAACCCATACTCTCCTTCTTATATAACATTAAACTTAAAAACGTCTTATAGATTTACTGATAATTTACTAATATCTACAGGATTAGAGAATATTACAGACAAGCGTTACAGACCTTATAGTTCTGGAATTGTTTCTCCCGGTAGAAATTTTGTAATTTCTTTAAAAGCTAATATTTAA
- a CDS encoding polyprenyl synthetase family protein — MKPVELIKLPIKNEMELFEEKFKDSMLSKVPLLNRITYYIVRRKGKQMRPMFVFLVAKMVSDGGFDERTYRGASVVELIHTATLVHDDVVDDSNRRRGFFSVNALWKNKIAVLVGDFLLSKGLLLSIDNEDFDLLKLISIAVREMSEGELLQIEKARKLDITQDVYFDIIRKKTATLIAACCGIGAASVGANNDTVQQMRKFGEYIGIAFQIKDDLFDYSDEKIGKPTGIDIKEQKMTLPLIHTLNTCSKKEKAWLINSIKKHNKDKKRVKEVITFVKGNGGIEYTTAKMNDYKNKALAILENYPESEYKKSLFTMIDYVVERKI, encoded by the coding sequence ATGAAACCAGTAGAACTTATAAAACTTCCCATTAAGAATGAGATGGAACTCTTTGAAGAAAAATTCAAAGATTCTATGTTGTCTAAGGTTCCACTCTTAAACAGAATTACCTATTATATTGTTCGTAGAAAGGGAAAACAAATGCGACCAATGTTTGTCTTTTTGGTAGCAAAAATGGTTTCTGATGGAGGTTTTGATGAGAGAACTTATAGAGGTGCTTCTGTAGTAGAGCTAATACATACGGCAACTTTGGTGCACGATGATGTGGTAGATGATAGCAATAGACGTAGAGGTTTTTTCTCTGTTAATGCACTCTGGAAAAATAAAATTGCGGTTCTGGTTGGAGATTTTTTACTCTCAAAAGGATTATTATTATCCATAGATAATGAAGATTTCGATTTGCTGAAACTAATTTCTATTGCCGTTCGAGAAATGAGTGAGGGCGAATTACTTCAAATAGAGAAAGCAAGAAAGTTAGACATTACACAAGATGTTTATTTTGATATTATTCGTAAAAAAACAGCGACTTTAATTGCTGCTTGTTGTGGTATTGGTGCAGCTTCTGTTGGCGCTAATAATGATACAGTACAACAAATGCGGAAATTTGGAGAATATATTGGTATTGCCTTCCAGATTAAAGATGATTTGTTTGATTATTCTGATGAAAAAATTGGAAAACCTACAGGAATTGATATTAAAGAGCAGAAAATGACGCTACCTTTAATTCATACCTTAAATACTTGTTCTAAAAAAGAAAAAGCATGGTTAATCAATTCGATTAAAAAGCACAATAAAGATAAAAAACGAGTTAAAGAGGTAATTACTTTTGTTAAAGGTAATGGAGGAATAGAATATACCACCGCTAAAATGAATGATTATAAAAATAAGGCATTAGCTATTTTAGAAAACTATCCAGAATCTGAATATAAAAAGTCTCTTTTCACCATGATAGATTACGTAGTAGAACGTAAAATATAG
- a CDS encoding toxin-antitoxin system YwqK family antitoxin: MRKAFIYLIILFLFQNVIFSQETMLWRDIDIQKFGKETIYKNLKGDKLKGTFKIAKRDGSYSKISFTDGIIFNKRINYDSNGNLISEVNYKNGLKDGDFTTYFEDKSIEQKGNFSSGKKSGEWITYNKEGEKIAKENYKNDLKDGIFWKKSKYRRNTEKNIINQEEYQNDIPKGTWFSKIEGKNLLFEKKYTTPKTYTFKAYHTNGNIKYIQNYKEGKKDGYWFEKNDEGILKWEKTYLSEGDYTEKRFYDDGTLQSKKTYKDRRVDGEYVQYNKEGEKTKVEFFKNNKRHGKWFRQYSRGNVYLEEYNLGEPSGNWFEKDKDGNITYEKSYKDPKSYSYKRYHITGKLKESGTYVDGKLEGDYFKYNVNEMILVKRFYEKGNPINLESYFENGNKREIIKRIGKSDNATVEIYNSDGILIKSGTFFKKYKNGLWKFFDSKKGRLLEEITYENNYKHGLYKKYNAANTVSIEGNYANNDKDGIWKYYSLAGDVTQEILYKLGKKISTKTFD; encoded by the coding sequence ATGAGAAAAGCATTTATCTATTTAATTATTTTATTTCTATTTCAAAACGTAATTTTTTCGCAAGAAACAATGCTTTGGAGAGATATTGACATTCAAAAATTTGGAAAAGAAACTATCTACAAAAATTTAAAAGGCGACAAATTAAAAGGTACATTTAAAATTGCTAAACGAGATGGATCTTATTCTAAAATTTCATTTACTGATGGAATCATTTTTAATAAGCGAATAAATTATGACAGTAATGGCAATTTAATTTCTGAAGTAAATTATAAAAATGGTCTTAAAGATGGAGATTTTACTACTTATTTTGAAGATAAATCTATAGAACAAAAAGGAAATTTCTCTTCTGGAAAAAAATCGGGAGAATGGATTACCTATAATAAAGAAGGAGAAAAAATAGCTAAAGAAAACTATAAAAATGATTTAAAAGATGGAATCTTTTGGAAAAAATCTAAATATAGAAGAAACACAGAAAAAAATATTATCAATCAAGAAGAATATCAAAATGATATTCCTAAAGGTACTTGGTTTAGTAAAATTGAAGGAAAAAACCTTCTTTTTGAAAAAAAATATACGACTCCAAAAACGTATACTTTTAAAGCATATCATACAAATGGAAATATAAAATATATCCAAAATTATAAAGAAGGTAAAAAGGATGGTTATTGGTTTGAAAAAAATGATGAAGGTATCTTAAAATGGGAAAAAACATATCTTTCTGAAGGAGACTATACAGAAAAAAGGTTTTATGACGATGGTACTTTACAATCTAAAAAAACTTATAAAGATAGACGTGTAGATGGTGAATATGTTCAATATAATAAAGAAGGAGAAAAAACAAAAGTAGAGTTTTTTAAAAATAACAAAAGACACGGCAAGTGGTTTAGACAGTATTCTAGAGGTAATGTTTACTTAGAAGAATATAATTTAGGAGAGCCTAGTGGAAATTGGTTTGAGAAAGATAAAGATGGAAACATTACCTACGAAAAATCTTACAAAGACCCTAAAAGTTATTCTTATAAGAGATATCATATAACAGGAAAATTAAAAGAATCTGGCACCTATGTAGACGGAAAATTAGAGGGAGATTATTTTAAATATAATGTTAACGAAATGATTTTGGTAAAGCGATTCTATGAAAAAGGGAACCCAATTAATTTAGAATCTTATTTCGAAAATGGAAATAAAAGAGAAATTATAAAAAGAATAGGGAAATCTGACAATGCTACTGTAGAAATATATAATAGTGATGGTATATTAATTAAAAGCGGTACTTTTTTTAAAAAATACAAGAATGGATTGTGGAAGTTTTTTGATTCTAAAAAAGGTAGATTATTAGAAGAGATTACGTACGAAAATAATTACAAACATGGACTTTACAAAAAGTATAACGCAGCAAATACCGTTTCTATAGAAGGTAATTACGCTAATAATGATAAAGATGGTATTTGGAAATATTATAGTTTGGCAGGAGATGTAACTCAAGAAATTCTTTATAAACTAGGCAAAAAAATATCAACAAAAACTTTTGATTAA
- a CDS encoding voltage-gated chloride channel family protein: protein MDKIKKLFFSFQQGFSFLFLLKWTFICLLIGALTGSTSAVFLWSLEWATNYREANQWIIWLLPVGGFIIGLSYHYYGESVVKGNNLLLEEFHSPKKVIPFKMAPLVFLGTVLTHLFGGSAGREGTAVQVGGAIADQFTKVFKLSDLDRKIVLIAGISAGFSSVFGTPLAGAIFALEVMVIGRIKFDAILPSFLAAVFANYFCVVWQISHHTHYTISTITALTPASILWSLLAGIIFGLAGMLFSKSTHFWGVLFKKQVKYPPLRPVIGGVILAVIVFLMGTTKYIGLGVPTIVDAFHIDMNSYDFLLKILFTSFTLGAGFKGGEVTPLFYIGATLGNVLIWFIPLPMGLLAGMGFVAVFAGATNTPIACTIMGIELFGIESGVFIALACTTSYLFSGHSGIYSAQIIGSPKNMFFNNEKGLTLTEIDNQHNKD from the coding sequence ATGGATAAAATTAAAAAACTATTTTTTTCTTTTCAGCAAGGATTTTCTTTTCTTTTTCTACTAAAATGGACATTTATCTGCTTACTTATAGGCGCATTAACGGGTAGTACTTCTGCTGTTTTTTTGTGGTCTTTAGAATGGGCAACAAATTATAGAGAAGCAAACCAATGGATTATTTGGCTACTACCTGTTGGGGGTTTTATTATTGGTTTATCTTATCATTATTATGGAGAAAGTGTTGTAAAAGGAAACAACTTATTGTTAGAAGAATTTCATTCTCCTAAAAAAGTAATTCCTTTTAAAATGGCTCCTTTGGTTTTTTTAGGTACTGTACTTACTCATTTATTTGGTGGCTCTGCAGGTAGAGAGGGAACTGCTGTACAAGTTGGTGGAGCCATTGCAGATCAGTTTACAAAAGTTTTTAAACTCTCTGATTTAGATAGGAAAATTGTATTAATTGCGGGTATAAGTGCAGGTTTCTCCTCTGTCTTTGGAACTCCTTTGGCAGGTGCTATTTTTGCATTAGAAGTAATGGTGATTGGAAGAATAAAATTTGATGCCATTTTACCTAGCTTTCTTGCAGCTGTTTTTGCAAATTATTTTTGTGTTGTTTGGCAAATTTCTCATCACACACATTATACCATTTCTACCATTACTGCTTTAACTCCAGCAAGTATCTTATGGTCTTTATTAGCAGGTATAATTTTTGGGTTGGCAGGTATGTTGTTTTCTAAATCTACGCACTTTTGGGGTGTTTTATTTAAAAAGCAGGTTAAATATCCTCCGCTTCGCCCAGTAATTGGTGGTGTCATTTTAGCTGTAATTGTATTCCTTATGGGAACCACAAAATACATTGGACTAGGTGTACCAACTATTGTAGATGCTTTTCATATAGATATGAATTCTTATGATTTTTTATTAAAAATACTATTCACATCCTTTACTTTAGGAGCAGGATTTAAAGGAGGTGAAGTAACTCCGTTATTTTATATTGGTGCTACGCTAGGAAATGTTTTAATATGGTTTATACCTTTACCAATGGGCTTATTAGCAGGAATGGGATTTGTTGCAGTTTTTGCAGGCGCAACAAACACACCTATTGCTTGTACAATTATGGGAATTGAATTATTCGGAATAGAATCGGGAGTTTTTATTGCCTTGGCTTGTACAACCTCTTATTTATTTTCTGGACACTCCGGTATTTATAGCGCTCAAATTATTGGAAGCCCAAAAAATATGTTTTTTAACAACGAAAAAGGACTAACCCTTACTGAAATTGATAATCAACACAATAAAGATTAG
- a CDS encoding crotonase/enoyl-CoA hydratase family protein yields MNEFVNYKSEENYALITINNGKANAISHGVIAGLNASLDKAATENKVVILTGRNGIFSGGFDLKVMTKSPEAAKELVTKGSQLSLRMLSFSQPIIIACSGHAIAKGAFLLLSADYRIGVEGDFKIGLNEVMIGMTMHNAGIAIAKARLSEVYVNRSVNNAEIYNPKDAVKAGFLDMIAPESHLLPTAIKVAGMFAKLNKKAHAETKLKVRKQHLQDLENAIELDLKSDISIDS; encoded by the coding sequence ATGAACGAATTTGTCAATTATAAATCAGAAGAAAATTATGCTTTAATTACGATAAATAACGGAAAAGCAAATGCCATTTCTCATGGAGTAATAGCAGGGTTAAATGCGAGTTTAGACAAAGCAGCAACAGAAAATAAAGTAGTAATTCTTACAGGTAGAAACGGAATTTTCTCTGGAGGATTCGATTTAAAAGTGATGACAAAATCACCAGAAGCAGCTAAAGAGTTGGTTACAAAAGGGTCTCAATTATCATTGCGAATGTTGTCTTTTTCGCAGCCTATTATTATTGCGTGTTCTGGTCATGCCATTGCAAAAGGAGCCTTTTTATTGCTTTCTGCAGATTATAGAATTGGGGTAGAAGGCGATTTTAAAATCGGATTAAATGAAGTGATGATTGGTATGACCATGCATAATGCTGGTATTGCAATTGCAAAAGCTAGATTGTCTGAAGTGTATGTAAATAGAAGTGTAAATAATGCTGAAATTTATAATCCTAAAGATGCTGTAAAGGCTGGGTTTTTAGACATGATTGCACCTGAAAGTCATTTATTACCAACCGCAATTAAAGTAGCAGGTATGTTTGCTAAACTAAATAAGAAAGCACATGCAGAAACAAAGTTAAAAGTAAGGAAACAACATTTACAAGATTTAGAAAATGCAATCGAATTGGATTTAAAGAGTGATATTTCTATTGATTCTTAA
- the queA gene encoding tRNA preQ1(34) S-adenosylmethionine ribosyltransferase-isomerase QueA, which yields MKLSHFEFELPEELLAKYPAEHRDESRLMVLNRKEQTIEHKLFKDVIDYFDEGDVMMLNNTKVFPARMYGNKEKTGARIEVFLLRELNAENRLWDVLVDPARKIRIGNKLFFGDDDSLVAEVIDNTTSRGRTLRFLFDGPYDEFRAKLLELGQTPLPKAIGRDVEPLDDERYQTIYAKHEGAVAAPTAGLHFSKHLIKRLEIKGVEFAETTLHVGLGTFSPVEVEDLSKHKMDSEQIDISDATADKINKAKKEKRRVCAVGTTVMRAIESSVSSKGELKGFTGWTNKFIFPPHEFSIATAMITNFHTPKSTLLMQAAAFGGYDFVMEAYKVAIKEKYRFSTYGDAMLII from the coding sequence ATGAAATTATCGCACTTTGAATTTGAATTGCCAGAAGAATTGTTAGCAAAATATCCTGCTGAACATAGAGACGAGTCTCGTTTAATGGTTTTAAACAGAAAAGAACAAACTATAGAGCATAAGTTATTTAAAGATGTTATAGATTACTTTGATGAAGGTGATGTTATGATGTTAAATAACACCAAGGTTTTTCCTGCAAGAATGTATGGTAACAAAGAAAAAACAGGTGCAAGAATAGAAGTTTTCTTATTAAGAGAACTAAATGCAGAAAATAGATTGTGGGATGTTTTAGTAGATCCAGCAAGAAAAATTAGAATCGGGAACAAATTATTTTTTGGTGATGATGATAGTTTAGTTGCTGAGGTAATAGACAATACAACATCTAGAGGAAGAACTTTACGTTTCTTATTTGATGGACCTTATGATGAGTTTAGAGCAAAATTATTAGAATTAGGTCAAACTCCATTACCAAAAGCAATTGGTAGAGATGTAGAACCGTTAGATGATGAACGTTACCAAACCATTTATGCAAAGCATGAAGGAGCAGTAGCAGCGCCAACTGCAGGTTTACACTTTTCTAAACATTTAATTAAACGTTTAGAAATTAAAGGAGTTGAGTTTGCAGAAACTACGTTACATGTTGGTTTAGGTACCTTTAGCCCCGTAGAGGTAGAAGATTTGTCTAAGCATAAAATGGATTCTGAGCAAATTGATATTTCAGATGCAACTGCAGATAAAATTAACAAAGCTAAAAAAGAAAAAAGAAGAGTTTGTGCTGTAGGTACAACTGTAATGAGAGCTATAGAATCTTCTGTTTCTTCTAAAGGTGAGTTAAAAGGGTTTACAGGTTGGACAAATAAATTTATTTTCCCTCCTCATGAGTTTAGTATTGCAACTGCAATGATTACTAATTTTCATACACCAAAATCTACCTTATTAATGCAAGCAGCCGCTTTTGGAGGCTATGATTTTGTAATGGAAGCATATAAAGTAGCAATTAAAGAAAAATATAGATTCTCTACATACGGAGACGCTATGTTAATTATATAA
- the rlmN gene encoding 23S rRNA (adenine(2503)-C(2))-methyltransferase RlmN, with product MDKKKDIRALTKEQLRDFFVENGDKAFRGNQVYEWLWSKSLHTFEAMTNISKETREMLEANFVINHIKVDSMQKSKDGTIKNGIKLHDGLIVESVLIPTEKRTTACVSSQVGCSLDCLFCATSRLKRMRNLNPDEIYDQVVVIDKQSRLYYDKKLTNIVFMGMGEPLMNYKNVMKSIEMITSPEGLGMSSKRITVSTSGVPKMIKMMADEEAKFNLAVSLHSAIDEVRTSIMPFNVNFPLKDLKESLEYWYEKTGRAITYEYIVWGGINDRKEDIKALVAFCKAVPCKINLIEYNPIDDGEFQQASPSAINNYISNLEMNDITVNVRRSRGKDIDAACGQLANKS from the coding sequence TTGGATAAAAAGAAAGACATAAGAGCCTTAACCAAAGAACAATTACGCGATTTTTTTGTAGAAAATGGCGACAAAGCCTTTAGGGGAAATCAAGTTTATGAATGGCTTTGGAGTAAGTCTTTACATACCTTTGAGGCTATGACAAACATTTCTAAAGAAACTAGAGAAATGTTAGAAGCTAACTTTGTAATTAACCATATCAAAGTAGATTCTATGCAAAAAAGTAAGGATGGAACTATAAAAAACGGAATTAAATTACACGATGGTTTAATTGTAGAGTCAGTTTTAATTCCTACAGAAAAAAGAACAACAGCTTGTGTTTCTAGTCAGGTTGGGTGTAGTTTAGATTGTTTATTCTGTGCAACTTCACGTTTAAAAAGAATGCGTAATCTAAACCCAGATGAAATCTATGATCAGGTTGTGGTAATTGATAAACAAAGTAGATTGTATTATGACAAAAAACTAACAAATATTGTTTTTATGGGTATGGGAGAACCTCTTATGAACTATAAAAACGTAATGAAATCTATAGAGATGATTACATCTCCAGAAGGTTTAGGCATGTCATCTAAAAGAATTACCGTTTCTACCTCTGGAGTGCCAAAAATGATAAAAATGATGGCAGATGAAGAAGCTAAGTTCAATTTAGCGGTTTCTTTGCACTCTGCAATAGATGAAGTTAGAACTTCTATTATGCCATTTAATGTCAATTTTCCTTTAAAAGATTTAAAAGAATCTTTAGAATATTGGTATGAAAAAACAGGAAGAGCAATTACCTACGAATATATTGTTTGGGGAGGCATTAATGATAGAAAAGAAGATATTAAAGCCTTGGTAGCATTTTGTAAAGCGGTGCCTTGTAAAATTAACTTAATAGAATACAACCCAATTGATGACGGAGAGTTTCAACAAGCAAGTCCGTCTGCAATTAACAATTATATTTCTAATTTAGAAATGAATGATATTACGGTAAATGTAAGAAGAAGTAGAGGTAAAGATATCGATGCAGCTTGTGGGCAATTGGCAAATAAATCTTAA